In Triticum aestivum cultivar Chinese Spring chromosome 5B, IWGSC CS RefSeq v2.1, whole genome shotgun sequence, the following proteins share a genomic window:
- the LOC123113548 gene encoding transcription factor PHYTOCHROME INTERACTING FACTOR-LIKE 13 produces the protein MDGNGRSAASHKKPLVADNDLVELLWHNGAVVAQPQTHPRPAPSGLAGGGGETAAWFRDDVDVLGNDVYAQLWNSIAVGAAPDVACAALPGPSSHPPPPPPPMRSRIASSWTGGDIGSTFCGSNLVPEVPAGGREEASAAPPSEGTRGASTRDGGAGTSSSGGSGSNFGGSGLPSESGGRAHKRKGRGKDDSDSRSEDVECEATEETKSSRRHGSKRRSRAAEVHNQSERRRRDRINEKMRSLQELIPHCNKADKASILDEAIEYLKSLQMQVQIMWMTTGMAPMMFPGAHQFMPPMAVGMNSACMPAAQGLNQMARMPYMNHSLSNHIPMNPSPAMNPMYIANQMQNIQLREASNHFLHPDSGLAAAPQVAGPYAYTPQVAPKSQIPEVPDCTVAPISGPGQPPAPDGI, from the exons ATGGACGGCAATGGGAGATCGGCGGCGAGCCACAAGAAGCCTCTCGT CGCGGACAACGACCTGGTGGAGCTGCTGTGGCACAACGGGGCCGTCGTCGCGCAGCCGCAGACGCACCCGAGGCCGGCGCCCAGCGgcctcgccggcggtggcggggagaCGGCCGCGTGGTTCCGGGACGACGTCGACGTGCTGGGAAACGACGTCTACGCGCAGCTCTGGAACAGCATTGCGGTGGGCGCCGCCCCGGACGTCGCGTGCGCGGCGCTCCCGGGGCCCAGCTCCcaccctcccccgccgccgccgccgatgcggAGCCGCATCGCCTCCAGCTGGACCGGCGGGGACATCGGCTCCACCTTCTGCGGCAGCAACCTGGTCCCGGAGGTGCCGGCGGGGGGCAGGGAGGAAGCGAGCGCCGCACCGCCGTCCGAGGGGACGCGCGGGGCGAGCACCCGCGACGGCGGCGCCGGCACCTCGTCGTCCGGCGGGTCCGGGAGCAACTTCGGGGGCTCCGGCCTGCCGAGCGAGAGCGGCGGCCGTGCCCACAAGAGGAAGGGGAGGGGCAAAGACGACTCCGATAGCCGCAGCGAG GATGTGGAGTGTGAGGCGACCGAGGAGACCAAATCGTCGAGGCGACACGGGTCGAAGCGGAGGAGCAGAGCAGCTGAAGTTCATAACCAGTCAGAGAGG AGACGAAGGGACCGGATCAACGAAAAGATGCGGTCACTTCAAGAACTCATACCCCACTGCAACAAG GCTGACAAAGCATCAATATTAGATGAGGCGATCGAGTACTTAAAGTCCCTCCAAATGCAAGTTCAG ATCATGTGGATGACCACCGGGATGGCGCCAATGATGTTTCCTGGTGCTCACCAGTTCATGCCGCCGATGGCCGTGGGCATGAATTCGGCATGCATGCCTGCGGCACAGGGTTTAAATCAGATGGCAAGAATGCCATACATGAACCATTCATTGTCAAACCACATCCCTATGAACCCATCTCCAGCAATGAACCCTATGTACATTGCAAACCAGATGCAAAACATTCAGCTGAGAGAAGCAAGTAACCATTTCCTTCACCCAGATAGCGGGCTAGCAGCGGCACCTCAG GTAGCAGGACCATATGCTTATACACCACAAGTAGCACCGAAAAGCCAGATACCGGAAGTGCCGGATTGTACTGTTGCGCCAATTTCTGGGCCCGGACAACCACCTGCACCTGATGGAATTTAG
- the LOC123113550 gene encoding uncharacterized protein, with the protein MVYLREGKRKGFKFLLSNGQHPTNQIQGGRNRRGQNNHDIKPYSSLKPRGRKNLPGRHGAVRFAVPARERCCVCAQSLRRYAYRQSSLGILAPVAHILGEGSVVMVEFAVSILLLPDVYGTQPSQVHDIVVTWSSWRPSDSDAAHRGLPGATGRGIVSPELSCLP; encoded by the exons ATGGTTTATCTGagagaagggaaaagaaaaggttTTAAGTTCTTGTTGTCAAATGGCCAACATCCAACCAACCAGATCCAGGGGGGAAGGAACAGAAGaggtcaaaacaatcatgatatcaAACCTTACTCTTCTTTAAAGCCAAG GGGGAGGAAGAACTTGCCGGGCCGCCACGGAGCTGTCCGCTTCGCCGTGCCGGCCCGCGAGCGCTGCTGCGTGTGCGCACAGTCACTCCGGCGTTATGCTTATCGACAAAGTTCTCTCGGCATCCTCGCTCCTGTGGCTCACATTCTGGGAGAGGGTTCTGTGGTGATGGTAGAGTTTGCGGTTTCTATCCTGCTTTTGCCTGATGTCTACGGCACCCAACCCAGCCAAGTGCACGACATTGTTGTTACATGGTCCTCCTGGCGACCATCAGATTCAGATGCTGCTCACCGGGGCCTGCCCGGTGCAACTGGCCGTGGGATCGTATCCCCTGAGCTTTCCTGTCTACCGTAA
- the LOC123117101 gene encoding uncharacterized protein yields the protein MSRASPWTPENLQPDYREDKKRRLPQGRTGEVISSRSAHEDLDNMFASLSIDSVLAQENSGDHSKDRKRKSCQENAGNLTNALPDDVLENMFAALSMDSRVTSTSSTRSGKGSFIILDDNILAGGNSDCTTSTDSSRPRSEVFIEMVNDLLLRHAGTGVRVFEVRFDLNCTHAAHLDKWVQFASEAGAQDVKLSLCKNMTSCPEHLVTANRYNFPLHCFGDGRQRSSMRKLDLTNCIFTPPLDSGAFSSLVCLYLVRVTITDSGVQNICSCCPILRHLRLARCDDLVNVRITHEVLICLDIFRCKKLASVEIHATCLLIFEYDGHEVHINYASTPSMRLLGNTFKNRNGYLSDGVEAMKRIRKITLTFLWPWEKPNYTLYAIKFPALQFINLFIVPSWNNVRGVAYLVKATPYLKRLRLEARSGDHHYRDDVQVSWPEGISLKRLRFITVGGFAAQAPLVELLVCMVHAGARSRRTYLQIDPHHHLCQGLGRWVREDVGDKPARDRAREAAKETLSSRLPPSVKLVIK from the exons ATGAGCCGCGCATCACCGTGGACGCCGGAAAACCTCCAGCCag ATTATCGCGAGGATAAGAAGAGGAGATTACCCCAGGGACGCACTGGGGAAGTAATAAGCAGCAGATCAGCACATGAAGATCTCGACAACATGTTTGCGTCGCTGTCCATCGACAGCGTCCTCGCTCAAGAAAATTCAG GAGACCATTCCAAGGACAGGAAGAGAAAATCATGCCAAGAAAATGCTGGAAATTTGACTAACgctttaccggatgatgttttggAAAACATGTTTGCGGCGCTTTCGATGGATTCTAGAGTGACAAGTACTTCTTCCACGAGATCGGGGAAAGGATCTTTTATTATTCTTGATGACAATATTCTTGCTGGAGGTAATTCAGATTGCACCACTTCCACTGACTCTAGCAGGCCAAGATCAGAGGTATTCATTGAAATGGTAAATGACCTGTTGCTGCGCCATGCTGGAACTGGTGTTCGAGTGTTCGAGGTTCGTTTTGATTTGAACTGCACTCATGCTGCCCACCTTGACAAATGGGTCCAGTTTGCGTCAGAGGCGGGTGCACAAGATGTGAAACTCAGCTTGTGTAAAAACATGACATCTTGTCCGGAGCATTTGGTGACTGCAAATCGCTATAACTTCCCTTTGCATTGCTTTGGCGATGGGCGACAAAGATCCTCGATGCGGAAGCTAGACCTGACGAATTGCATATTCACGCCACCGCTGGATTCCGGTGCCTTTTCCTCCCTTGTATGCCTTTATCTAGTGCGTGTCACAATAACCGACTCCGGCGTCCAGAACATTTGCTCTTGCTGCCCCATTCTCCGCCATTTGAGACTGGCACGATGCGACGATCTGGTTAATGTAAGGATTACCCATGAAGTGCTGATATGTTTGGATATATTTCGTTGCAAAAAGCTGGCGAGTGTTGAGATTCACGCCACCTGCCTACTCATCTTCGAGTATGATGGGcatgaggtacacatcaattatgCTAGTACCCCCAGTATGAGGCTTTTGGGAAATACGTTCAAGAACCGAAATGGTTATCTTTCGGACGGTGTAgaagccatgaaaaggatcagaaaAATCACCTTGACATTTCTTTGGCCATGGGAG AAGCCCAATTATACACTTTATGCGATCAAATTCCCAGCATTACAGTTCATCAACCTATTTATTGTGCCATCTTGGAATAATGTTCGTGGAGTAGCTTATCTCGTCAAGGCAACTCCTTATCTTAAAAGACTCCGGCTAGAA GCACGCAGCGGAGACCACCATTACCGGGACGACGTCCAGGTCAGCTGGCCCGAGGGCATCTCTCTCAAGAGGCTCCGTTTCATCACCGTGGGCGGTTTCGCCGCCCAGGCCCCGCTGGTCGAGCTCTTGGTGTGCATGGTGCACGCAGGCGCCCGGTCGAGGAGGACGTATCTCCAGATCGACCCGCACCACCATCTCTGCCAAGGGCTGGGCAGGTGGGTCAGGGAGGACGTCGGCGACAAGCCTGCGAGGGACCGCGCGAGGGAGGCCGCCAAGGAGACCCTCAGCTCCAGGCTCCCGCCGTCCGTGAAGCTCGTCATCAAATGA
- the LOC123113551 gene encoding pumilio homolog 24 isoform X1 has protein sequence MVGGRDHQQEESRGGGGGTKGKPQPVTAKEKRVTAKEVSESRKPDYNLKKDIEVLWGKMIGRHLSKEDIIKLVTEALRKMDWKYLEFLDPIHVCSGSHTQESGKVRTHIIRILKKQIMKLDVSDYGCLVLFEELTKQLKEIILIRPGDANCCSYCTHFAHII, from the exons ATGGTCGGTGGCCGCGACCACCAACAAGAGGAatcgcgaggcggcggcggcggcaccaaGGGGAAGCCGCAGCCCGTCACTGCCAAGGAAAAGCGGGTCACAGCTAAG GAAGTGTCGGAGTCGAGGAAGCCCGACTACAACCTTAAGAAA GACATCGAAGTACTATGGGGAAAGATGATAGGTCGTCATTTGAGCAAGGAGGATATAATCAA GCTAGTTACCGAGGCCCTCCGTAAAATGGATTGGAAATATTTGGAATTTCTGGATCCCAT ACATGTGTGTAGTGGTTCTCACACTCAAGAGAGTGGCAAG GTTAGGACGCATATTATCAGAATCTTGAAGAAGCAGATTATGAAGCTTGATGTCAGTGATTATGGATGCCTT GTTCTATTTGAAGAGCTGACAAAGCAGTTAAAGGAAATCATATTGATAAG ACCGGGAGACGCCAATTGCTGCAGCTATTGCACACACTTTGCTCACATTATCTGA
- the LOC123113551 gene encoding pumilio homolog 24 isoform X2, producing the protein MVGGRDHQQEESRGGGGGTKGKPQPVTAKEKRVTAKEVSESRKPDYNLKKDIEVLWGKMIGRHLSKEDIIKLVTEALRKMDWKYLEFLDPIHVCSGSHTQESGKVRTHIIRILKKQIMKLDVSDYGCLVLFEELTKQLKEIILISLNRSIFDQV; encoded by the exons ATGGTCGGTGGCCGCGACCACCAACAAGAGGAatcgcgaggcggcggcggcggcaccaaGGGGAAGCCGCAGCCCGTCACTGCCAAGGAAAAGCGGGTCACAGCTAAG GAAGTGTCGGAGTCGAGGAAGCCCGACTACAACCTTAAGAAA GACATCGAAGTACTATGGGGAAAGATGATAGGTCGTCATTTGAGCAAGGAGGATATAATCAA GCTAGTTACCGAGGCCCTCCGTAAAATGGATTGGAAATATTTGGAATTTCTGGATCCCAT ACATGTGTGTAGTGGTTCTCACACTCAAGAGAGTGGCAAG GTTAGGACGCATATTATCAGAATCTTGAAGAAGCAGATTATGAAGCTTGATGTCAGTGATTATGGATGCCTT GTTCTATTTGAAGAGCTGACAAAGCAGTTAAAGGAAATCATATTGATAAG CTTAAACAGGTCCATCTTTGACCAAGTATAG